In one Cellulomonas sp. JZ18 genomic region, the following are encoded:
- a CDS encoding TerC family protein gives MTHELPAAFQVVSLVAVVGVLLVDLAIVRRRPHVPSTRESVTWVAVYVGLALVFAGLLALVGGAAPAEEFVAGWLTEYSLSVDNLFVFLLIMSSFAVPREQQQRVLMVGIVVALVLRGLFILAGAAIIERNTWVFYLFGAFLVYTAVKLVREGSGGDEEYEENAVVRLARRVLPMAPGYDGGKVRTVHDGRRVFTPLLVVFLAIGTTDLLFAFDSIPAIFGLTHDPFVVFTANVFALMGLRQLYFLLGGLLDRLVYLPYGLAAILAFIGGKLVLEALATNSLPFVHGGEPFAWAPEVPTWLSLVVIAVALLTATAASLLVPRPAAAGEASPAAPRTATEPATEA, from the coding sequence GTGACGCACGAGCTCCCCGCGGCCTTCCAGGTCGTCTCCCTCGTCGCGGTCGTGGGGGTCCTGCTCGTGGACCTCGCGATCGTGCGTCGTCGGCCGCACGTGCCGTCGACCCGCGAGAGCGTCACGTGGGTGGCGGTCTACGTCGGGCTCGCGCTGGTCTTCGCCGGCCTGCTCGCCCTCGTGGGCGGCGCGGCACCGGCCGAGGAGTTCGTCGCGGGGTGGCTGACGGAGTACAGCCTCTCCGTCGACAACCTGTTCGTCTTCCTGCTCATCATGTCGAGCTTCGCGGTGCCGCGGGAGCAGCAGCAGCGGGTGCTCATGGTCGGCATCGTCGTCGCCCTGGTGCTGCGGGGGCTGTTCATCCTCGCGGGCGCGGCGATCATCGAGCGCAACACCTGGGTCTTCTACCTCTTCGGCGCCTTCCTCGTGTACACGGCGGTCAAGCTCGTGCGCGAGGGCAGCGGCGGTGACGAGGAGTACGAGGAGAACGCGGTCGTGCGCCTGGCGCGGCGCGTCCTGCCGATGGCGCCCGGGTACGACGGCGGCAAGGTGCGCACCGTGCACGACGGGCGCCGCGTCTTCACGCCCCTGCTGGTCGTCTTCCTCGCGATCGGCACCACGGACCTGCTGTTCGCGTTCGACTCCATCCCCGCGATCTTCGGGCTCACGCACGACCCGTTCGTCGTCTTCACCGCGAACGTCTTCGCCCTCATGGGGCTGCGGCAGCTGTACTTCCTGCTCGGCGGGCTGCTCGACCGGCTCGTGTACCTGCCGTACGGGCTGGCGGCGATCCTCGCGTTCATCGGCGGCAAGCTCGTGCTCGAGGCGCTCGCCACGAACTCGCTGCCGTTCGTCCACGGGGGCGAGCCGTTCGCGTGGGCGCCCGAGGTGCCGACGTGGCTGTCGCTCGTCGTCATCGCGGTCGCGCTGCTGACCGCCACCGCCGCGAGCCTGCTCGTGCCGCGTCCGGCCGCGGCCGGCGAGGCGTCGCCCGCCGCCCCGCGTACGGCGACGGAGCCGGCCACCGAGGCCTGA
- a CDS encoding YciI family protein: MTLFAVRYTYDDRSDVRDAVRPEHRGWLAELADRGVLLGSGPFADEAEPGALLVFRADDEASLRGLLADDPFAREGLVAVTEVRTWNLVLGPWAAGA; encoded by the coding sequence ATGACCCTCTTCGCCGTCCGCTACACCTACGACGACCGGTCCGACGTGCGCGACGCGGTCCGCCCGGAGCACCGGGGCTGGCTCGCCGAGCTCGCCGACCGCGGCGTGCTGCTCGGCTCGGGCCCCTTCGCGGACGAGGCGGAGCCCGGCGCGCTCCTCGTGTTCCGCGCCGACGACGAGGCGTCGCTGCGCGGGCTCCTCGCCGACGACCCGTTCGCGCGCGAGGGGCTGGTCGCGGTGACCGAGGTGCGCACGTGGAACCTCGTCCTCGGGCCCTGGGCAGCGGGGGCCTGA
- a CDS encoding acyl-CoA dehydrogenase family protein, giving the protein MTRSLRTLLTDDLLERVHARADGHDRANTFPHDDLADLVAAGYLRAFVPERLGGAGLTLEEVAREQVRLAAAAPATALAVNMHLVVTGLAALLVARGDDSVEFVLRDAAAGEVFAFGNSEAGNDLVMFGSRTRAERTEDGGYRYTGTKIFTSLSPVWTRLATFGLDDSDPEDPRLVHGVVAREDGGVTTKDDWDTLGMRATQSATTVLEGAHAPADRVYRRLPVGPSADPFVFALFAVFEILLGAVYTGIGRRALELAVQHARRRTSFKHGGRSYAQDPDIRWRVADAALAQDGAELQVFALARDVDEQADHGSRWFAQLVGLKVRATETARVVVDLALRVSGGGAYFTGSELARLYRDVLAGIYHPSDDESAHATVAASVLGPLEE; this is encoded by the coding sequence ATGACCCGGTCCCTGCGCACCCTGCTCACCGACGACCTGCTCGAGCGCGTGCACGCGCGCGCGGACGGCCACGACCGCGCGAACACGTTCCCCCACGACGACCTCGCCGACCTCGTCGCGGCCGGGTACCTCAGGGCGTTCGTGCCCGAGCGCCTCGGCGGGGCGGGCCTCACCCTCGAGGAGGTCGCGCGCGAGCAGGTACGGCTCGCGGCCGCCGCGCCGGCCACCGCGCTGGCCGTGAACATGCACCTCGTCGTCACGGGCCTCGCGGCGCTGCTGGTCGCGCGCGGCGACGACTCGGTCGAGTTCGTCCTGCGTGACGCCGCCGCCGGCGAGGTGTTCGCGTTCGGCAACTCCGAGGCCGGCAACGACCTCGTGATGTTCGGCTCCCGCACGCGCGCGGAGCGCACCGAGGACGGCGGCTACCGGTACACCGGCACCAAGATCTTCACGTCGCTCTCGCCGGTCTGGACGCGCCTGGCGACGTTCGGGCTCGACGACTCCGACCCCGAGGACCCGCGGCTCGTGCACGGTGTCGTCGCCCGCGAGGACGGCGGTGTGACGACGAAGGACGACTGGGACACGCTCGGGATGCGGGCGACGCAGTCCGCGACGACGGTCCTGGAGGGCGCGCACGCGCCCGCGGACCGCGTCTACCGCCGGCTGCCCGTCGGTCCGAGCGCCGACCCCTTCGTGTTCGCGCTGTTCGCGGTGTTCGAGATCCTGCTCGGTGCCGTCTACACGGGGATCGGCCGCCGTGCGCTCGAGCTCGCCGTGCAGCACGCCCGCCGGCGCACGTCGTTCAAGCACGGCGGACGGTCCTACGCGCAGGACCCGGACATCCGCTGGCGGGTGGCGGACGCCGCGCTCGCGCAGGACGGCGCGGAGCTGCAGGTGTTCGCGCTGGCGCGGGACGTGGACGAGCAGGCCGACCACGGCAGCCGGTGGTTCGCGCAGCTCGTGGGGCTGAAGGTGCGGGCGACGGAGACCGCCCGCGTCGTCGTCGACCTGGCGCTGCGCGTCTCGGGCGGCGGGGCCTACTTCACGGGCAGCGAGCTCGCGCGCCTCTACCGCGACGTCCTCGCGGGCATCTACCACCCGTCGGACGACGAGTCCGCGCACGCGACGGTCGCCGCGTCCGTGCTGGGACCGCTCGAGGAGTGA
- a CDS encoding MBL fold metallo-hydrolase, whose protein sequence is MTYTGDVHVGGPTALRVLDDAEIRKVAVGPMDNNAYLVTCRRSGAQLLVDAAADPDRLLALVREGSGSARLDVVVTTHRHADHLGALASVEAVTGAVLAAGADDADAVAAQVDRPVPRRLLHGDTLTVGHLVLEVVGLRGHTPGSVALALREPEHVQAPDAVSHRVHLFTGDSLFPGGVGATGGEPARFAQLLDDVVTRVFDRFDDATWVYPGHGRDTTLGAERPQLAQWRERGW, encoded by the coding sequence GTGACGTACACCGGTGACGTGCACGTGGGTGGGCCGACGGCGCTGCGCGTGCTCGACGACGCGGAGATCCGCAAGGTGGCGGTCGGCCCGATGGACAACAACGCGTACCTGGTGACGTGCCGCCGGTCCGGGGCGCAGCTGCTCGTCGACGCGGCCGCCGACCCGGACCGGCTGCTCGCGCTCGTGCGGGAGGGGTCGGGGTCGGCGCGCCTCGACGTCGTCGTGACCACGCACCGCCACGCCGACCACCTCGGCGCGCTCGCGTCCGTGGAGGCCGTCACGGGCGCGGTCCTCGCCGCGGGCGCGGACGACGCCGACGCGGTCGCCGCCCAGGTCGACCGCCCGGTCCCCCGTCGGCTGCTGCACGGCGACACCCTGACGGTCGGCCACCTCGTGCTCGAGGTCGTCGGCCTGCGGGGTCACACCCCCGGGTCGGTGGCCCTCGCGCTGCGCGAGCCGGAGCACGTGCAGGCGCCCGACGCCGTGTCGCACCGGGTGCACCTGTTCACCGGCGACAGCCTCTTCCCCGGCGGCGTCGGAGCGACGGGCGGCGAGCCCGCCCGGTTCGCCCAGCTGCTCGACGACGTCGTCACGCGGGTGTTCGACCGCTTCGACGACGCGACGTGGGTCTACCCCGGGCACGGCCGTGACACGACGCTCGGCGCCGAGCGCCCGCAGCTGGCGCAGTGGCGCGAGCGCGGCTGGTGA
- a CDS encoding glycoside hydrolase family 15 protein → MTTPQRPAAARLLPGQAPIEEYAVLGDGHTAALVSLRGSVDWLCLPRFDSDACFAALLGGPEHGRWLLTVPDATHVARRWRGDSFVLETTYRSPTGTAVVTDAMPLGDGRADLVRRVTCTEGEVHVEHEWTVRFGYGDVEPWVRHEPDRDGDDAIRAVAGPDSLVLRGDRLPRADDRHHRDDVTLRAGEHLELALTWVPSWCEVPPRLTVESRVDSTAIAWGLWARDCTYDGPYREAVVRSLLVLRMLTDATTGGIVAAATTSLPESPGGERNWDYRFCWLRDAALTLEALIEQGFRAEATEWRDWLMRAVAGDPRDLQIMYRLDGGRRLREATLDHLPGYAGSRPVRVGNAAAGQVQHDVLGEVMSALAMARAAGLAETTDSWSLQRHLLDALLADWRRPDRGIWEVRGEPRHFTHSKVMAWAAVDRAVRAAELHGLDAPLARWRAVRDEIHADVLAHGWSAERGTFVQHYGARHTDASLLQIPQVGFLPADDPRVLATVAAVREELEVAPGLLLRYRTERTDDGLQGHEAPFLACSFWLADALARADDVEGATRVLDALVPLGGDLGLLAEQYDPATGRMLGNVPQALSHLALVRAAHSHQLALRRTAGRRAQPVTAGREDAA, encoded by the coding sequence ATGACGACTCCGCAGCGGCCCGCCGCGGCCCGCCTCCTGCCCGGTCAGGCGCCCATCGAGGAGTACGCGGTGCTCGGCGACGGCCACACGGCCGCGCTGGTGTCGCTGCGTGGCTCGGTCGACTGGCTGTGCCTGCCGCGCTTCGACTCGGACGCCTGCTTCGCCGCGCTCCTCGGCGGTCCCGAGCACGGCCGCTGGCTGCTGACCGTCCCCGACGCCACGCACGTCGCGCGGCGGTGGCGCGGGGACTCGTTCGTGCTGGAGACGACGTACCGCTCCCCCACCGGGACGGCGGTCGTCACCGACGCGATGCCGCTGGGCGACGGCCGCGCCGACCTCGTCCGCCGCGTCACGTGCACGGAGGGCGAGGTGCACGTGGAGCACGAGTGGACCGTGCGCTTCGGCTACGGCGACGTCGAGCCCTGGGTACGCCACGAGCCGGACCGGGACGGCGACGACGCGATCCGGGCCGTCGCAGGGCCGGACTCGCTCGTGCTGCGCGGCGACCGGCTGCCCCGGGCGGACGACCGCCACCACCGCGACGACGTCACGCTGCGTGCGGGCGAGCACCTCGAGCTCGCGCTCACGTGGGTCCCGTCCTGGTGCGAGGTCCCGCCGCGCCTGACCGTCGAGTCCCGCGTCGACTCCACCGCGATCGCGTGGGGCCTGTGGGCGCGCGACTGCACCTACGACGGGCCGTACCGGGAGGCCGTCGTGCGCTCCCTGCTGGTGCTGCGCATGCTCACCGACGCCACGACCGGTGGGATCGTCGCCGCGGCGACGACCTCGCTGCCCGAGTCGCCGGGCGGCGAGCGCAACTGGGACTACCGCTTCTGCTGGCTGCGCGACGCGGCCCTCACGCTCGAGGCGCTCATCGAGCAGGGCTTCCGGGCCGAGGCGACCGAGTGGCGCGACTGGCTCATGCGCGCCGTCGCGGGCGACCCGCGGGACCTGCAGATCATGTACCGGCTCGACGGCGGCCGCCGGCTCCGCGAGGCGACCCTCGACCACCTGCCGGGGTACGCCGGCTCGCGGCCCGTCCGCGTGGGCAACGCGGCCGCCGGCCAGGTGCAGCACGACGTCCTGGGCGAGGTGATGAGCGCGCTGGCCATGGCCCGTGCGGCGGGTCTGGCCGAGACGACCGACTCGTGGTCCCTGCAGCGTCACCTCCTCGACGCCCTGCTCGCCGACTGGCGCCGGCCGGACCGCGGCATCTGGGAGGTGCGCGGCGAGCCGCGTCACTTCACGCACTCCAAGGTCATGGCCTGGGCGGCCGTCGACCGCGCCGTGCGCGCGGCGGAGCTGCACGGCCTGGACGCCCCCCTCGCACGCTGGCGTGCCGTGCGCGACGAGATCCACGCCGACGTGCTCGCGCACGGCTGGTCCGCCGAGCGCGGCACCTTCGTCCAGCACTACGGCGCCCGGCACACGGACGCGTCCCTGCTGCAGATCCCCCAGGTCGGCTTCCTGCCGGCCGACGACCCGCGCGTGCTCGCCACCGTGGCCGCGGTGCGCGAGGAGCTCGAGGTCGCCCCGGGCCTCCTGCTGCGGTACCGCACGGAGCGGACCGACGACGGCCTGCAGGGCCACGAGGCGCCGTTCCTCGCGTGCTCGTTCTGGCTCGCGGACGCCCTCGCCCGGGCCGACGACGTCGAGGGGGCGACCCGCGTGCTCGACGCGCTCGTGCCCCTGGGCGGCGACCTGGGGCTGCTCGCCGAGCAGTACGACCCGGCCACGGGCAGGATGCTCGGCAACGTCCCGCAGGCGCTCTCGCACCTCGCGCTCGTGCGGGCGGCACACAGCCACCAGCTCGCCCTGCGTCGCACCGCCGGGCGCCGCGCGCAGCCGGTGACGGCCGGCAGGGAGGACGCCGCGTGA
- the uvrA gene encoding excinuclease ABC subunit UvrA translates to MNDRLVVRGAREHNLRNVDLDLPRDALIAFTGLSGSGKSSLAFDTIFAEGQRRYVESLSAYARQFLGQMDKPDVDFIEGLSPAVSIDQKSTNRNPRSTVGTITEVYDYLRLLFARAGTQYCPVCGERVTAQTPQQIVDRLLELPEGTRYQVLAPVVRGRKGEYADLFRELQGKGFARARVDGEVVQLSAPPTLEKKLKHDIDVVVDRLVSREGVQRRLTDSVETALQLAGGLVVVELVDADPDDPERERRFSENRACPNDHVLTLEEIEPRTFSFNAPYGACPECTGIGSRLEVDPDLVIPDDELSLAQGAVAPWAQVSSEYFTRVLTALAQDMGFSMDTPWRALPKRAKDAVLHGQNHEVKVRYKNRWGRERTYSTGFEGVITFLHRRHAETESDWSKEKYEAYMREVPCPVCQGARLKPEVLAVRVGGMSIADVCDLPIDEAAVFLNGLELGERERAIAAQVLKEIQARLGFLLDVGLDYLSLSRPAGTLSGGEAQRIRLATQIGSGLVGVLYVLDEPSIGLHQRDNRRLIDTLTRLRDLGNTLIVVEHDEDTIRTADWVVDIGPGAGEHGGRVVHSGDLQGLLESRESVTGAYLSGRRAIGTPATRRPVDPKRQVTVVGAREHNLKGIDVSFPLGTLTAVTGVSGSGKSTLVNSILYTVMANELNGARQVAGRHKRVTGLDQLDKVVHVDQGPIGRTPRSNPATYTGVWDHIRRLFAETSEAKVRGYTPGRFSFNVKGGRCEACSGDGTLKIEMNFLPDVYVPCEVCHGARYNRETLEVHFKGKTVADVLDMPIAEAAEFFAAVPAIARHLRTLVDVGLGYVRLGQPAPTLSGGEAQRVKLAAELQRRSTGRTVYVLDEPTTGLHFEDIRKLLGVLQSLVDKGNSVIVIEHNLDVIKNADWVIDMGPEGGNGGGTVVAEGTPEHVATVPESHTGRFLAEVLETERERVAVGA, encoded by the coding sequence GTGAACGATCGCCTCGTGGTCCGCGGTGCCCGGGAGCACAACCTGCGCAACGTCGACCTCGACCTGCCCCGTGACGCGCTCATCGCGTTCACGGGCCTGTCGGGGTCCGGCAAGTCCTCGCTCGCGTTCGACACGATCTTCGCCGAGGGCCAGCGCCGCTACGTCGAGTCGCTGTCGGCGTACGCGCGGCAGTTCCTCGGGCAGATGGACAAGCCCGACGTCGACTTCATCGAGGGCCTGTCGCCCGCGGTGTCGATCGACCAGAAGTCGACGAACCGCAACCCCCGCTCGACGGTCGGGACGATCACCGAGGTCTACGACTACCTGCGCCTGCTGTTCGCGCGTGCGGGTACGCAGTACTGCCCCGTGTGCGGCGAGCGCGTGACCGCGCAGACGCCGCAGCAGATCGTCGACCGGCTGCTCGAGCTCCCCGAGGGCACGCGCTACCAGGTCCTCGCCCCCGTGGTGCGCGGGCGCAAGGGCGAGTACGCGGACCTGTTCCGCGAGCTGCAGGGCAAGGGCTTCGCGCGTGCGCGGGTGGACGGCGAGGTCGTCCAGCTCAGCGCGCCCCCGACGCTGGAGAAGAAGCTCAAGCACGACATCGACGTCGTCGTCGACCGCCTGGTGTCGCGCGAGGGCGTGCAGCGACGGCTGACGGACTCGGTCGAGACCGCCCTGCAGCTGGCGGGCGGCCTCGTCGTCGTCGAGCTCGTCGACGCCGACCCGGACGACCCCGAGCGCGAGCGCCGGTTCTCGGAGAACCGCGCCTGCCCGAACGACCACGTCCTGACGCTCGAGGAGATCGAGCCGCGCACCTTCTCGTTCAACGCGCCCTACGGCGCGTGCCCCGAGTGCACGGGCATCGGCTCGCGCCTCGAGGTCGACCCCGACCTCGTGATCCCCGACGACGAGCTCTCGCTCGCGCAGGGTGCCGTGGCGCCGTGGGCCCAGGTGTCGTCGGAGTACTTCACGCGCGTGCTGACCGCGCTGGCGCAGGACATGGGCTTCTCCATGGACACCCCCTGGCGTGCGCTGCCGAAGCGCGCCAAGGACGCCGTCCTGCACGGGCAGAACCACGAGGTGAAGGTCCGCTACAAGAACCGGTGGGGGCGCGAGCGCACCTACTCCACCGGCTTCGAGGGCGTCATCACGTTCCTGCACCGGCGCCACGCCGAGACGGAGTCGGACTGGAGCAAGGAGAAGTACGAGGCCTACATGCGCGAGGTGCCGTGCCCGGTCTGCCAGGGCGCGCGGCTCAAGCCCGAGGTGCTCGCGGTGCGTGTGGGCGGCATGTCGATCGCAGACGTGTGCGACCTGCCGATCGACGAGGCGGCGGTCTTCCTCAACGGCCTCGAGCTCGGGGAGCGCGAGCGCGCGATCGCCGCGCAGGTGCTCAAGGAGATCCAGGCGCGTCTGGGCTTCCTGCTCGACGTCGGCCTCGACTACCTGTCGCTGTCCCGTCCGGCGGGGACGCTCTCGGGCGGCGAGGCGCAGCGCATCCGGCTCGCGACGCAGATCGGGTCGGGGCTCGTCGGGGTGCTCTACGTGCTCGACGAGCCGTCGATCGGCCTGCACCAGCGCGACAACCGCCGGCTCATCGACACGCTCACCCGCCTGCGCGACCTCGGCAACACGCTCATCGTGGTCGAGCACGACGAGGACACCATCCGCACCGCGGACTGGGTCGTCGACATCGGTCCCGGTGCCGGCGAGCACGGCGGGCGCGTCGTGCACTCCGGCGACCTGCAGGGGCTGCTCGAGTCGCGCGAGTCGGTGACGGGCGCATACCTGTCCGGCCGACGTGCGATCGGCACGCCCGCGACGCGCCGCCCGGTCGACCCGAAGCGCCAGGTCACGGTCGTCGGTGCGCGCGAGCACAACCTCAAGGGGATCGACGTGTCGTTCCCGCTGGGGACGCTCACGGCGGTCACGGGCGTCTCCGGCTCGGGCAAGTCGACGCTCGTCAACTCGATCCTCTACACCGTCATGGCGAACGAGCTGAACGGCGCGCGCCAGGTCGCGGGGCGGCACAAGCGCGTGACCGGCCTCGACCAGCTCGACAAGGTCGTGCACGTCGACCAGGGCCCGATCGGCCGCACGCCGCGCTCCAACCCCGCGACCTACACCGGGGTGTGGGACCACATCCGACGGCTGTTCGCGGAGACGTCCGAGGCGAAGGTCCGCGGCTACACGCCCGGACGGTTCTCGTTCAACGTCAAGGGCGGTCGCTGCGAGGCGTGCTCGGGCGACGGCACCCTGAAGATCGAGATGAACTTCCTGCCCGACGTCTACGTGCCGTGCGAGGTCTGCCACGGCGCGCGGTACAACCGCGAGACGCTCGAGGTGCACTTCAAGGGCAAGACCGTCGCCGACGTGCTCGACATGCCGATCGCGGAGGCCGCCGAGTTCTTCGCGGCCGTGCCGGCGATCGCCCGGCACCTGCGCACCCTCGTCGACGTGGGCCTCGGCTACGTGCGCCTCGGGCAGCCCGCGCCGACGCTGTCCGGCGGTGAGGCGCAGCGCGTCAAGCTCGCCGCCGAGCTGCAGCGCCGCTCGACGGGGCGCACGGTGTACGTGCTCGACGAGCCCACGACGGGACTGCACTTCGAGGACATCCGCAAGCTGCTCGGCGTGCTGCAGTCGCTCGTCGACAAGGGGAACTCGGTGATCGTGATCGAGCACAACCTCGACGTCATCAAGAACGCCGACTGGGTCATCGACATGGGACCCGAGGGCGGCAACGGCGGCGGCACGGTCGTGGCCGAGGGGACCCCGGAGCACGTCGCGACGGTCCCCGAGAGCCACACCGGCCGGTTCCTCGCGGAGGTGCTCGAGACGGAGCGGGAGCGGGTGGCCGTCGGCGCGTGA
- a CDS encoding OsmC family protein has translation MPPVHTYTVDLLWTGAGDAGTASYTSYGRDHELSAPGKTVLAGSSDPAFRGDPTRWSPEDLLVGALAQCHMLWFLHLAAQRGVVVVGYADQPTGSMRVEAAGHGQFTEVVLRPRVRVLAGATLPDGAPVVDAVLAELHVAAHQHCFIARSVNFPVRHDPAPLTYGTPAG, from the coding sequence ATGCCGCCCGTCCACACGTACACCGTCGACCTGCTGTGGACCGGCGCAGGCGACGCCGGCACCGCCTCCTACACGTCGTACGGCCGCGACCACGAGCTCTCGGCGCCGGGCAAGACCGTGCTCGCGGGTTCCTCGGACCCGGCCTTCCGGGGCGACCCGACGCGGTGGTCGCCGGAGGACCTGCTGGTGGGCGCGCTCGCGCAGTGCCACATGCTGTGGTTCCTGCACCTGGCCGCGCAGCGCGGCGTCGTGGTGGTGGGGTACGCGGACCAGCCGACGGGGTCCATGCGCGTCGAGGCCGCCGGGCACGGCCAGTTCACCGAGGTCGTCCTGCGGCCGCGCGTCCGGGTCCTGGCCGGGGCGACCCTCCCGGACGGTGCGCCGGTCGTCGACGCGGTGCTGGCCGAGCTGCACGTCGCCGCCCACCAGCACTGCTTCATCGCCCGGTCGGTCAACTTCCCCGTGCGGCACGACCCGGCTCCGCTGACCTACGGGACGCCCGCCGGCTGA
- the uvrC gene encoding excinuclease ABC subunit UvrC, translated as MADPATYRPAPGEIPDAPGVYRFRDEHGRVVYVGKAKSLRNRLNSYFQDIAHLHPRTQQMVTTAASVQWTVVGTEVEALALEYSWIKEFDPRFNVKYRDDKSYPYLAVTMAEEVPRVQVMRGAKRAGTRYFGPYAHAWAIRETVDLLLRVFPVRTCSAGVFKRARQQGRPCLLGYIDKCSAPCVGRISTEDHHQLAQDFCDFMAGDTARFTRRLTQRMKEAAAELDFERAARLRDDIATLEKATERNAVVLSDGTDADIFAMAGDELEAAVQVFHVRDGRIRGQRGWVVEKVEDLGDEELVEHLLQQVYGGEEGAGGATGAVPREVLVPVLPANLDQVQAWLTGLRGSRVQVRVPQRGDKAELARTVLRNAEHALALHRTRRAGDLTTRSQALREIQEALDLPTAPLRIECYDVSHNQGTYQSASMVVFEDGLARKSEYRLFSVRGADGQGARDDTAAMHEVITRRFRRYLTERSQLGDPDLGDGEDDEGPRSGEVDATTGRPARFAYPPNLVVVDGGPPQVAAAAAALAELGVDDVALCGLAKRLEEVWLPGEEYPVILQRSSEGLYLLQRVRDEAHRFAISAHRKRRSKGMTASVLDDVPGLGPARKAALLRHFGSVKRLRAASAEEIATVPGMGARTAEAVVAALGGGTGDTVDGTGTGTGTGTGAGRDAPAVAPEPAQPGSVADDVEDGAATVTGGSPEPTVGRAGILGA; from the coding sequence ATGGCCGATCCCGCCACCTACCGCCCCGCGCCGGGGGAGATCCCCGACGCGCCCGGGGTGTACCGGTTCCGTGACGAGCACGGCCGCGTCGTCTACGTCGGCAAGGCGAAGAGCCTGCGCAACCGGCTGAACAGCTACTTCCAGGACATCGCCCACCTGCACCCGCGCACGCAGCAGATGGTGACCACCGCGGCGTCCGTGCAGTGGACGGTCGTCGGCACGGAGGTCGAGGCGCTCGCGCTCGAGTACTCCTGGATCAAGGAGTTCGACCCCCGGTTCAACGTCAAGTACCGCGACGACAAGTCCTACCCGTACCTCGCGGTCACGATGGCCGAGGAGGTGCCCCGGGTGCAGGTCATGCGCGGCGCGAAGCGGGCCGGCACGCGGTACTTCGGTCCGTACGCGCACGCCTGGGCGATCCGCGAGACGGTCGACCTGCTGCTGCGGGTCTTCCCCGTGCGCACGTGCTCGGCCGGGGTGTTCAAGCGCGCGCGCCAGCAGGGGCGCCCCTGCCTGCTGGGCTACATCGACAAGTGCTCGGCGCCCTGCGTCGGGCGGATCTCCACCGAGGACCACCACCAGCTCGCGCAGGACTTCTGCGACTTCATGGCGGGCGACACCGCCCGGTTCACCCGTCGTCTGACGCAGCGGATGAAGGAGGCGGCCGCCGAGCTGGACTTCGAGCGGGCGGCTCGCCTGCGCGACGACATCGCGACGCTGGAGAAGGCGACCGAGCGCAACGCGGTCGTGCTGTCGGACGGCACGGACGCCGACATCTTCGCCATGGCGGGGGACGAGCTCGAGGCGGCCGTGCAGGTGTTCCACGTCCGCGACGGCCGCATCCGCGGTCAGCGCGGCTGGGTCGTCGAGAAGGTCGAGGACCTCGGCGACGAGGAGCTCGTCGAGCACCTGCTCCAGCAGGTGTACGGCGGCGAGGAGGGCGCGGGCGGCGCCACGGGCGCCGTCCCGCGCGAGGTGCTGGTGCCCGTGCTGCCGGCCAACCTCGACCAGGTGCAGGCCTGGTTGACCGGTCTGCGGGGGAGCCGCGTGCAGGTGCGCGTGCCGCAGCGCGGGGACAAGGCCGAGCTGGCCCGCACCGTCCTGCGCAACGCGGAGCACGCGCTCGCGCTGCACCGCACCCGGCGCGCCGGCGACCTGACGACGCGCAGCCAGGCCCTGCGCGAGATCCAGGAGGCCCTCGACCTGCCCACCGCGCCGTTGCGCATCGAGTGCTACGACGTGTCGCACAACCAGGGGACGTACCAGTCCGCGTCGATGGTGGTGTTCGAGGACGGGCTCGCGCGCAAGAGCGAGTACCGCCTCTTCAGCGTGCGGGGGGCCGACGGGCAGGGCGCGCGCGACGACACGGCGGCGATGCACGAGGTCATCACCCGGCGCTTCCGGCGCTACCTCACCGAGCGGTCGCAGCTCGGCGACCCCGATCTCGGCGACGGCGAGGACGACGAGGGTCCGCGCAGCGGCGAGGTCGACGCGACGACGGGCAGGCCCGCGCGGTTCGCGTACCCGCCGAACCTCGTCGTCGTGGACGGCGGGCCCCCGCAGGTGGCTGCCGCGGCCGCGGCGCTCGCCGAGCTCGGCGTGGACGACGTCGCGCTGTGCGGCCTGGCGAAGCGGCTCGAGGAGGTCTGGCTGCCCGGCGAGGAGTACCCCGTGATCCTGCAGCGCAGCTCGGAGGGCCTGTACCTCCTCCAGCGCGTGCGCGACGAGGCCCACCGGTTCGCCATCTCGGCGCACCGCAAGCGGCGCAGCAAGGGCATGACGGCGTCCGTGCTCGACGACGTCCCCGGGCTCGGCCCGGCCCGCAAGGCGGCGCTGCTGCGCCACTTCGGGTCGGTGAAGCGGCTGCGGGCGGCGTCGGCGGAGGAGATCGCCACGGTGCCGGGCATGGGCGCGCGGACGGCGGAGGCGGTCGTCGCGGCGCTCGGTGGCGGGACCGGCGACACGGTCGACGGCACGGGCACGGGCACGGGCACGGGCACGGGCGCGGGGCGCGACGCGCCGGCCGTCGCCCCGGAGCCGGCGCAGCCCGGCAGCGTGGCGGACGACGTCGAGGACGGCGCCGCGACCGTGACCGGCGGGTCCCCGGAGCCGACGGTCGGCCGGGCTGGCATCCTGGGCGCATGA